The following are from one region of the Isoalcanivorax indicus genome:
- a CDS encoding YdbH domain-containing protein — protein sequence MSASRRFPVIALRALLLLLALMVLAALVVWRLWPAGLAVQGVSWSRAEGLQVAQLRWQQDACTLLRAESLRLRGWRPVTISVADVRVTPCPADDAAPLTPGLALPDLPALTLDIHALHVMTLPPLAVQMTQADGVWQLAARQGRSQMALVHDQHASGWQLRGQLYLPDWDEALLGRIDLEGAGELGEEHWSGDLAVTGHALGHAAQPQRASASARLTLAQTRWTLEAMLDAPLALGADWTLAAQQPLRAAGDLDSVDELTWQATASGPPGEVALALQAEPDDLLAGHGRMQLRGPSLAGEIPLRWSGGELTLAPAEVRYATTQVRWTSALTVPLAARGEARLPLTVEHEGVQITARDSVLQWQGAEWAWQGALALEGEQAGYRLRGHWRGGVTMQGLSGEPLQLSVQGDDLSLRASVPVTAMRAPAWSTRATFEGAWQQTPFSGTATASQASGDWRGEARLRSRLPFYDSGGEVDVRLPWRFAGDFVLDQGSEVRVAQGLVEAVLIRPLHLLASTPLRLDAEGVQGRLQARSEGLTAARWILPPVEGPITLAGQSASADLRIPAWQSSMALSVRRDDAGAQGTVRLSTPLSAPMSRGLPATLERGQVEAWADWRWHDLLRVDGEMTVARLTADFGGIRARGGDGRMRLRWHGDDLWLESVGPLKLAELDVGAPLRNIQAQVGTNLDDWRLTDIRAEAFGGDILAPRLHWPSQIYEPIVLTRIDLDRVAALQPDPAVQLSGRVGGYLPIMLGRDFVAVKEGRLANEEMLSMMIMPGSGVQAMAGANRAVQIALDALGTMLISTFQARLSMSADGWLDAAVTIHGNNPQQRLPVIFNYTHQENILALLRSLRIGDDIQRQFMQQQRSN from the coding sequence ATGTCAGCTTCTCGTCGATTCCCTGTGATCGCCTTGCGTGCGCTGCTGCTGTTGCTGGCCCTCATGGTGCTGGCGGCGCTGGTGGTGTGGCGTCTCTGGCCTGCGGGCCTGGCGGTGCAGGGGGTCAGCTGGAGCCGCGCCGAGGGCCTCCAGGTGGCACAACTGCGCTGGCAACAGGATGCCTGCACCCTGCTGCGGGCTGAGTCGCTGCGCCTGCGCGGCTGGCGTCCTGTGACGATCAGCGTGGCAGACGTCCGGGTGACCCCTTGCCCGGCGGACGATGCGGCGCCCCTCACGCCCGGCCTGGCGCTCCCCGACCTGCCCGCGCTGACACTGGATATCCATGCCCTGCATGTCATGACGCTGCCGCCCCTGGCAGTGCAGATGACCCAGGCGGACGGGGTGTGGCAACTGGCTGCCCGCCAGGGGCGCAGTCAGATGGCGCTGGTCCACGATCAGCACGCGTCTGGCTGGCAGCTCAGGGGTCAGTTGTATCTGCCGGACTGGGACGAGGCGCTGCTGGGGCGTATCGATCTGGAGGGCGCGGGTGAACTGGGGGAGGAGCACTGGTCGGGCGATCTGGCCGTAACCGGCCATGCGCTGGGCCATGCCGCGCAACCGCAGCGTGCCAGCGCCAGTGCCCGGCTCACGCTGGCACAGACGCGCTGGACCCTGGAGGCCATGCTGGACGCCCCTCTGGCCCTGGGCGCCGACTGGACCCTGGCGGCACAACAGCCGTTGCGTGCGGCGGGCGATCTGGACAGCGTTGACGAACTGACATGGCAGGCCACCGCGTCCGGGCCGCCGGGCGAAGTGGCGCTGGCGCTGCAGGCTGAACCGGACGATCTGCTGGCCGGGCATGGCCGTATGCAACTGCGTGGCCCGTCGCTGGCGGGTGAGATACCCCTGCGCTGGTCAGGAGGTGAGCTGACACTGGCGCCCGCCGAGGTGCGCTACGCGACGACGCAGGTGCGTTGGACGTCAGCCCTGACAGTGCCGCTGGCGGCTCGGGGTGAAGCCCGGTTGCCGCTGACGGTGGAGCATGAGGGGGTGCAGATAACGGCCCGGGACAGTGTGCTGCAGTGGCAGGGGGCGGAGTGGGCCTGGCAAGGAGCGCTTGCGCTGGAGGGCGAGCAGGCCGGTTATCGTCTGCGCGGACACTGGCGCGGCGGTGTCACGATGCAAGGGCTGTCGGGTGAGCCGCTGCAGCTGTCGGTGCAGGGCGATGATCTGTCGTTGCGGGCCAGCGTACCCGTGACCGCCATGCGCGCGCCGGCCTGGTCCACCCGGGCGACCTTCGAGGGCGCCTGGCAGCAGACGCCGTTTTCCGGCACGGCAACCGCCTCCCAGGCCAGCGGCGACTGGCGCGGCGAAGCCAGACTGCGGTCGCGGTTGCCCTTCTACGACAGTGGTGGTGAGGTGGATGTCCGGCTGCCGTGGCGGTTTGCCGGTGACTTCGTGCTCGACCAGGGCAGTGAGGTGCGCGTTGCCCAGGGCCTGGTGGAGGCCGTGCTGATCCGGCCACTACACCTTCTGGCCAGCACGCCCCTGCGACTGGATGCCGAGGGAGTGCAGGGGCGCCTGCAGGCGCGTAGCGAGGGGCTGACCGCAGCGCGCTGGATTCTGCCGCCGGTGGAAGGGCCGATCACCCTGGCCGGGCAGTCTGCCTCGGCGGACCTGCGCATACCGGCCTGGCAGAGCAGCATGGCGCTGTCGGTGCGGCGGGATGACGCGGGTGCGCAGGGCACGGTACGGCTGTCGACGCCCTTGTCGGCGCCGATGAGTCGCGGCTTGCCGGCCACGCTGGAGCGTGGCCAGGTGGAGGCCTGGGCCGACTGGCGCTGGCACGATCTGCTGCGGGTGGATGGCGAGATGACGGTGGCCAGGCTGACGGCGGATTTCGGCGGCATCCGGGCGCGCGGCGGCGACGGCCGGATGCGCCTGCGCTGGCACGGTGACGACCTGTGGCTGGAGAGCGTCGGACCGCTGAAACTGGCCGAGCTGGACGTGGGCGCGCCGCTGCGCAATATTCAGGCTCAGGTCGGCACCAATCTCGACGACTGGCGTCTAACGGATATCCGTGCCGAAGCCTTCGGCGGTGACATCCTGGCGCCGCGACTGCACTGGCCATCGCAGATCTACGAGCCGATTGTGCTGACCCGTATTGATCTGGATCGAGTGGCTGCGCTGCAACCGGATCCCGCGGTGCAGCTGTCGGGGCGCGTGGGTGGCTATTTGCCGATCATGCTGGGCCGTGATTTTGTCGCCGTGAAAGAGGGGCGTCTGGCCAATGAAGAGATGCTGTCGATGATGATCATGCCCGGCTCCGGTGTGCAGGCGATGGCAGGTGCAAACCGTGCCGTGCAGATAGCGCTCGACGCACTGGGCACCATGCTGATCAGTACCTTCCAGGCGCGGCTGAGCATGTCGGCTGACGGCTGGCTGGATGCGGCAGTCACGATACATGGCAATAACCCGCAGCAGCGGCTGCCGGTAATTTTCAACTACACACATCAGGAAAATATTCTGGCGTTGCTGCGCAGCCTGCGTATTGGCGACGACATCCAGCGCCAGTTCATGCAGCAGCAACGGAGCAACTGA
- the rnk gene encoding nucleoside diphosphate kinase regulator → MPAPEQPGLPAITVSTRDSDRLYALLDRLDEPADVIEALYGELERARTLLPEEMPDDVVTLGSRARFENETTGKVQTLTLLLPAELDGSPGQVSVLAPAGAALLGLRVGDRIDWPSGHRTLRLHLVEVAQPPHS, encoded by the coding sequence ATGCCTGCACCGGAACAACCCGGCTTGCCCGCCATCACCGTATCCACCCGGGACAGCGACCGGCTTTACGCCCTGCTGGATCGCCTGGATGAGCCCGCCGACGTTATCGAGGCGCTGTACGGCGAGCTGGAACGCGCCCGAACGCTCCTGCCGGAAGAAATGCCCGACGATGTTGTGACACTGGGGTCGCGGGCGCGGTTCGAAAATGAAACCACCGGCAAGGTACAGACCCTGACCCTGCTGCTACCCGCCGAGCTGGATGGCAGCCCGGGGCAAGTCTCGGTACTGGCCCCTGCGGGCGCCGCACTGCTCGGCCTGCGGGTCGGCGACAGGATTGACTGGCCCTCTGGCCATCGCACCCTGCGCCTGCACCTGGTCGAGGTGGCCCAACCGCCGCATTCTTGA
- a CDS encoding periplasmic nitrate reductase, NapE protein, giving the protein MADDMPRDNGTPRRRRELLTFLFLCVVLFPALSIALIGSYGLAVWISHAMGG; this is encoded by the coding sequence ATGGCAGACGATATGCCCCGCGACAACGGGACGCCGCGTCGGCGACGTGAATTACTCACCTTCCTGTTCCTGTGTGTGGTGCTGTTTCCCGCGCTCAGTATCGCCCTGATCGGCAGCTACGGGCTGGCGGTCTGGATCAGCCACGCCATGGGGGGTTGA
- the napA gene encoding nitrate reductase catalytic subunit NapA, translating into MPANDTTRIPSRTTTTPDPGMDRRAFLRLQLAALAAAGIPLPARVEAQALPEDLTGITWHKAPCRFCGVGCGMQIGVRGGRVVAATGDPEVDVNRGLACVKGYSLPGILYGGDRLTRPLLRLRNGEYHKQGTLTPVSWDRALDIMTEKFREALRTGGPDSIAMFGSGQWTIWEGYAANKFMKAGLRSNNLDPNARHCMASAVMGFMRTFGMDEPPGCYDDIEHADAFVLWGANMAEMHPILWTRVIARCREAGAKLLVLSTLQNMSCDLADRAMIFKPQTDLIILNYIAHYLIEEDKVDHDFLRRHARFRRGNTDIGYGLRPEDPRQKSARHADDPGGGEDIDFEAFREFLKPYTLARTARESGLREVELKALAEAYADPDTRVMSFWTMGFNQHTRGVWCNNMIYNLHLLTGKISTPGNSPFSLTGQPSACGTAREVGTFAHRLPADKLLANPEHRAFAENIWKLPAGTLRAEAGLDAVAQSRALKDGKLKVYWTQVTNNMQAGPNVSQEILPGWRNPEAFIIVSDIYPTLSAQAADLVLPAASWVEKEGAFGNSERRTQFWHQLVSPPGEARSDLWQIIALSRRLKVADAWPEALLAKAPALRDKTLFDLLFANGQVDAFPPDEDHPNDESSQLGFYLQKGLFEEYARFGRGLAHDLAPFEVYHATRGGMRWPVVDGEETRWRYHRDHDPYVAQHSDAEDGDFAFYGHRDNRAIIFALPYEPAPELPDDDYPFWLNTGRVLEHWHSGTMTQRVPALHRAVPQALCYMHPDDAHELALRRGSEVEIRSRRGHMRARVETQGRNRPPRGMVFVPFFDINRLVNACTLDATDPISRQTDFKKCAVRIVPVRGAV; encoded by the coding sequence ATGCCGGCCAACGACACCACACGGATTCCCTCCCGCACCACCACAACACCCGATCCGGGCATGGACCGGCGCGCCTTCCTGCGCCTGCAACTGGCCGCGCTGGCGGCGGCGGGCATCCCGCTGCCCGCGAGGGTCGAGGCTCAGGCGCTGCCGGAGGATCTCACCGGCATCACCTGGCACAAGGCCCCCTGCCGCTTCTGCGGCGTGGGCTGCGGCATGCAGATCGGCGTACGCGGCGGTCGCGTGGTGGCCGCCACCGGCGATCCGGAGGTGGACGTCAACCGGGGGCTGGCCTGCGTCAAAGGCTACTCGCTGCCGGGCATTCTCTACGGTGGCGACAGGCTGACCCGGCCACTGCTGCGCCTGCGCAATGGCGAGTATCACAAGCAGGGCACCCTGACCCCGGTGAGCTGGGACCGGGCGCTGGACATCATGACGGAAAAATTCCGCGAGGCCCTGCGCACAGGCGGCCCGGACAGCATTGCCATGTTCGGTTCCGGCCAATGGACCATCTGGGAAGGTTACGCCGCCAACAAGTTCATGAAAGCCGGCCTGCGCAGCAACAATCTGGATCCGAATGCACGCCATTGCATGGCCTCGGCGGTCATGGGCTTCATGCGCACCTTCGGCATGGATGAACCGCCCGGTTGCTATGACGACATCGAACACGCCGATGCTTTCGTGCTGTGGGGCGCCAACATGGCCGAAATGCACCCGATCCTGTGGACACGGGTGATCGCGCGTTGCCGCGAAGCGGGGGCGAAGCTGCTGGTGCTGTCCACCCTGCAGAACATGTCCTGTGATCTTGCCGATCGGGCCATGATCTTCAAACCACAGACCGACCTGATCATTCTCAACTACATTGCCCATTATCTGATCGAGGAAGACAAGGTCGATCACGACTTCCTGCGCCGTCACGCGCGTTTCAGGCGCGGCAATACGGACATCGGTTACGGCCTGCGCCCTGAAGATCCACGCCAGAAGTCAGCCCGCCATGCGGATGATCCGGGCGGCGGCGAGGACATTGATTTCGAAGCCTTCCGCGAATTTCTCAAGCCCTATACGCTGGCACGCACGGCGCGGGAATCGGGCCTGCGCGAGGTCGAACTGAAAGCCCTGGCCGAAGCCTATGCCGACCCGGACACCCGGGTCATGTCGTTCTGGACCATGGGCTTCAACCAGCACACCCGTGGTGTCTGGTGCAACAACATGATCTATAACCTGCACCTGCTCACCGGCAAGATTTCCACCCCGGGCAACAGCCCTTTTTCCCTGACCGGGCAACCGTCCGCGTGTGGCACCGCCCGCGAGGTCGGCACCTTTGCCCACCGGCTACCGGCAGACAAGTTGCTGGCCAATCCGGAGCACCGCGCCTTTGCCGAAAACATCTGGAAACTGCCTGCGGGCACCCTGCGTGCAGAGGCCGGGCTGGATGCCGTCGCCCAGAGCCGTGCGCTGAAGGACGGCAAACTGAAGGTCTACTGGACCCAGGTCACCAACAACATGCAGGCCGGGCCGAACGTCAGCCAGGAGATCCTGCCCGGCTGGCGCAACCCCGAGGCCTTCATCATCGTCTCGGACATCTATCCGACACTGTCGGCCCAGGCCGCCGATCTGGTGCTGCCGGCCGCCAGCTGGGTGGAAAAGGAAGGCGCCTTCGGCAACTCCGAGCGCCGCACCCAGTTCTGGCATCAACTGGTCTCTCCCCCCGGTGAGGCGCGCTCTGACCTGTGGCAGATCATCGCCCTGTCGCGGCGGCTGAAGGTGGCCGATGCCTGGCCCGAGGCACTGCTCGCCAAGGCGCCTGCACTGCGTGACAAGACCCTGTTTGACCTGCTTTTCGCCAATGGCCAGGTGGACGCCTTCCCGCCGGACGAGGACCACCCCAACGACGAGAGCAGCCAGCTCGGCTTCTACCTGCAGAAAGGCCTGTTCGAGGAATACGCCCGCTTTGGACGTGGGCTGGCCCATGACCTGGCGCCGTTCGAGGTGTATCACGCCACGCGCGGCGGCATGCGCTGGCCGGTGGTGGACGGCGAGGAAACGCGCTGGCGCTATCATCGCGACCATGATCCCTATGTGGCACAACACAGCGATGCCGAAGACGGTGACTTTGCCTTCTACGGGCACCGCGACAACCGGGCCATTATCTTTGCCCTGCCCTACGAACCGGCGCCGGAACTGCCCGATGACGACTACCCCTTCTGGCTCAACACCGGGCGCGTGCTGGAGCACTGGCACAGCGGCACCATGACCCAGCGCGTGCCGGCCCTGCATCGGGCCGTACCGCAGGCACTGTGCTACATGCATCCGGACGATGCCCACGAACTGGCGCTGCGCCGTGGCAGTGAAGTGGAAATTCGCTCGCGCCGCGGCCACATGCGCGCCCGGGTGGAAACCCAGGGCCGCAATCGCCCGCCCCGCGGCATGGTGTTCGTGCCCTTTTTTGACATCAACCGTCTGGTGAATGCCTGCACGCTGGACGCCACAGACCCGATTTCCCGGCAAACGGATTTCAAGAAATGTGCCGTGCGCATCGTGCCGGTCAGGGGGGCCGTATGA
- a CDS encoding nitrate reductase cytochrome c-type subunit: MMMTRLLCALLIALASLIAQAEDPARHLDQPGPTPMMGPEEDRDHSRLPGDNPLGAPTIPHRITGHQMDRQFNRCLSCHGRDAPPQLGASPMPDSHYQDRDGKQHSQGAANRIPCTACHVPQMRGSGAPLGHLPAHTPAYGEP, encoded by the coding sequence ATGATGATGACGCGCTTGCTGTGCGCCCTGCTGATCGCCCTGGCCAGCCTGATCGCCCAGGCGGAGGACCCCGCCAGGCATCTTGACCAGCCCGGCCCGACCCCGATGATGGGCCCCGAAGAAGATCGCGACCATTCACGCCTGCCCGGTGACAACCCGCTTGGCGCGCCGACCATTCCGCACCGCATCACCGGCCACCAGATGGATCGCCAGTTCAACCGCTGCCTGAGTTGCCATGGCCGCGATGCGCCGCCACAACTTGGTGCCAGCCCGATGCCCGATTCCCATTACCAGGACCGCGATGGCAAACAGCACAGCCAGGGGGCGGCCAACCGCATCCCCTGCACCGCCTGCCATGTCCCGCAGATGCGCGGCAGCGGCGCGCCACTGGGACACTTACCGGCACACACACCGGCTTACGGGGAGCCCTGA
- a CDS encoding cytochrome c3 family protein: MRRWLSRYWHVFRSPSLHFSLGFLVLGGFVAGIIFWGGFNTAMEYTNTESFCISCHEMQDNVYAELKYTVHYHNRSGVRATCSDCHVPHEWGNKMGRKMEASKEVWGKIFGTINTPEKFADKRLEMAEREWRRLKANDSLECRNCHEFEYMDFSRQTPVAQRMHEKAFSGEIEATCIDCHKGIAHRLPDMSNVPLWPETTP, encoded by the coding sequence ATGCGCCGCTGGCTGAGCCGCTACTGGCATGTTTTCCGCAGCCCGAGCCTGCATTTTTCCCTGGGCTTTCTGGTGCTGGGCGGCTTCGTTGCCGGGATCATTTTCTGGGGCGGCTTCAACACGGCCATGGAATACACCAACACCGAATCCTTCTGCATCAGTTGCCACGAAATGCAGGACAACGTGTACGCGGAACTCAAGTACACGGTGCACTACCACAATCGTTCCGGCGTGCGCGCCACCTGCTCCGACTGCCATGTGCCGCACGAGTGGGGCAACAAGATGGGCCGCAAGATGGAAGCCTCGAAAGAAGTCTGGGGCAAGATTTTCGGCACCATCAATACGCCGGAGAAGTTCGCCGACAAGCGCCTGGAAATGGCGGAACGGGAGTGGCGGCGCCTGAAGGCCAACGACTCGCTGGAATGCCGCAACTGCCATGAATTCGAGTACATGGATTTCAGTCGCCAGACGCCGGTGGCCCAGCGCATGCACGAGAAAGCCTTCAGTGGCGAGATCGAGGCCACCTGCATTGATTGCCACAAGGGGATCGCCCACCGCTTGCCCGACATGAGCAATGTCCCTCTGTGGCCGGAGACAACGCCCTAG
- a CDS encoding zinc-dependent peptidase, with product MIGRIREWHDQRRIRQRGLEALWQRQVPQMAWLQRYGEAQRARIGAMAQRFMVRKHMLGGAGFAVTEGMRMHVAALAVVPVLELGLHWYRDWNAVVLYEGAFIPGHDWQDETGVVHVSDAPLTGEAWMQGPVILSWEDVLASDEPDNAGYNVVIHEMAHKLDMCGPGGANGAPPLHRGMDPKRWHDVMQTAWNELERAEASGTPLPLDPYGLEDAGEFFAVLSECFFDAPGHLASHWPDVYAQLALFYRQDPLQAWGRGEAQAQV from the coding sequence ATGATCGGACGTATCCGCGAGTGGCACGATCAGCGCCGTATCCGCCAACGCGGGCTGGAGGCGCTATGGCAGAGGCAGGTCCCGCAGATGGCCTGGCTGCAGCGTTATGGTGAGGCGCAGCGGGCAAGAATAGGGGCCATGGCGCAGCGCTTCATGGTGCGCAAGCACATGCTGGGGGGCGCGGGGTTTGCCGTCACCGAGGGCATGCGCATGCATGTGGCCGCCCTGGCGGTGGTGCCGGTGCTGGAGCTGGGCTTGCACTGGTATCGCGACTGGAATGCTGTGGTGTTGTACGAGGGCGCCTTCATTCCCGGCCATGACTGGCAGGATGAGACGGGGGTGGTGCATGTCAGTGATGCACCCCTGACCGGTGAAGCCTGGATGCAAGGGCCGGTGATCCTGTCATGGGAAGACGTGCTGGCCAGCGACGAGCCGGACAACGCGGGCTACAACGTGGTGATTCACGAAATGGCCCACAAGCTCGACATGTGCGGCCCCGGCGGTGCCAATGGCGCGCCGCCGCTGCATCGCGGTATGGACCCGAAGCGCTGGCACGATGTCATGCAGACCGCCTGGAATGAACTGGAGCGTGCCGAGGCCAGCGGTACCCCCTTGCCGCTGGACCCCTATGGGCTGGAGGATGCCGGCGAGTTCTTTGCCGTGCTGTCGGAATGTTTCTTTGATGCTCCCGGGCACCTGGCCAGCCACTGGCCGGACGTTTATGCGCAGCTGGCGCTGTTCTATCGGCAGGACCCGTTGCAGGCCTGGGGGCGGGGCGAGGCCCAGGCCCAGGTCTAG
- a CDS encoding thioredoxin family protein, with product MALTPSTMVELGRPLPAFRLPDARGTLFDSADLADAPVLVAFICNHCPYVKHIATVFSALARELTEQGLAVVAINSNDWDKHPDDAPEKMRAEILARDYVFPYLADAEQDVARAFDAACTPDFFLYDKGHRLVWRGQFDDSRPGNEIPVTGKDLRDAARAVLAGRAPEGEQQPSIGCNIKWRV from the coding sequence ATGGCATTGACGCCCTCCACCATGGTCGAACTGGGCCGCCCGCTACCCGCCTTCCGCCTGCCCGACGCGCGCGGCACCCTGTTCGACTCCGCCGACCTGGCCGATGCGCCAGTGCTGGTCGCCTTCATCTGCAACCATTGCCCTTACGTCAAACACATCGCCACGGTCTTTTCGGCCCTGGCGCGCGAGCTCACCGAGCAGGGGTTGGCCGTGGTGGCCATCAACAGCAATGACTGGGACAAGCACCCCGACGACGCCCCGGAAAAGATGCGCGCAGAAATCCTGGCACGCGATTATGTGTTCCCGTATCTGGCCGATGCCGAACAGGATGTCGCCCGCGCCTTCGATGCGGCCTGCACCCCGGATTTCTTTCTCTACGACAAGGGGCACCGGCTGGTCTGGCGTGGCCAGTTCGATGACAGCCGCCCGGGCAACGAGATACCGGTAACCGGCAAGGATCTGCGCGATGCGGCCAGGGCCGTGCTCGCCGGGCGCGCGCCGGAGGGCGAGCAGCAGCCCTCTATCGGCTGCAATATCAAATGGCGCGTCTGA
- a CDS encoding efflux RND transporter periplasmic adaptor subunit, whose translation MKKQAGIATLVLLCGGIGAYLLSPAGREEAPAGARPHTPVNVAEPRVGQVRDRVSAVATTAARDAIDITSEVDGRVLRLHFREGQRVEAGQPLVELDDRQARADLRAAEAQLRDARAKSDRATRLPSQSISRADVEELQAAREVAEARLLSARTVLDNHTIIAPFEGALGLRYISQGAFVRAGDRITTLDSISPIEVVFSVPERYLAELEAGQSVTALNDAFPGHEFNGTVTELGTRVDPISRSLQVKAALDNEEGRLRPGQFMSVVLTFRERDALLVPEEALMSQGSEQYVFVVVEDNEVERRSLRLGQRLVGEAEVLEGLAEGERVVITGQTRLSAGDRVNVLDDPDARVSVRASQQGHRQ comes from the coding sequence ATGAAGAAGCAAGCGGGTATCGCCACACTGGTGCTGCTGTGCGGCGGCATTGGCGCATATCTGCTCAGCCCGGCGGGTCGTGAAGAGGCCCCGGCAGGCGCCCGGCCGCATACGCCGGTGAACGTGGCAGAGCCGCGCGTCGGCCAGGTTCGCGATCGCGTCAGTGCGGTGGCAACGACAGCCGCCCGGGACGCGATCGACATCACCAGCGAAGTGGACGGGCGCGTGTTGCGGCTGCATTTCCGGGAAGGTCAGCGGGTCGAGGCCGGGCAACCGCTGGTCGAACTGGATGACCGCCAGGCACGCGCCGACCTGCGCGCGGCCGAAGCGCAGTTGCGCGACGCCAGAGCCAAATCAGATCGCGCCACCCGATTACCCAGCCAGAGCATTTCCCGCGCAGATGTGGAAGAGCTGCAAGCCGCCAGAGAGGTCGCCGAGGCGCGACTGCTGTCAGCCCGCACCGTGCTCGACAACCACACCATTATCGCGCCGTTTGAAGGGGCCCTGGGCCTGCGCTATATCAGCCAGGGCGCCTTCGTCCGCGCTGGCGACCGGATCACTACTCTGGACAGCATTTCTCCCATCGAAGTGGTGTTTTCAGTGCCCGAGCGTTACCTGGCCGAGCTGGAAGCCGGCCAGAGCGTCACCGCGCTCAACGATGCCTTTCCGGGGCACGAGTTCAATGGCACCGTCACCGAACTGGGCACACGGGTGGACCCGATCAGCCGCTCACTGCAGGTCAAGGCGGCACTGGATAACGAGGAGGGCCGTCTGCGCCCGGGGCAGTTCATGTCGGTGGTGCTGACCTTCCGCGAGCGCGACGCCCTGCTGGTGCCCGAGGAAGCGCTGATGAGCCAGGGCTCCGAGCAGTATGTGTTTGTCGTGGTCGAGGACAACGAAGTCGAACGCCGCAGCCTGCGCCTTGGGCAGCGTCTGGTTGGCGAAGCGGAAGTGCTGGAAGGTCTGGCCGAAGGTGAGCGTGTTGTGATTACCGGGCAGACGCGCCTGAGCGCCGGTGACCGGGTTAACGTGCTGGACGACCCGGATGCCCGCGTCTCGGTACGCGCCAGCCAGCAGGGCCACCGCCAATGA